In Lepisosteus oculatus isolate fLepOcu1 chromosome 28, fLepOcu1.hap2, whole genome shotgun sequence, the following proteins share a genomic window:
- the cavin1a gene encoding caveolae-associated protein 1 — MADSSLDLERVALTDLSDDEAAGDEPASKADQQVNGVMVLTLLDKIIGAVDQIQQTQNSLEQRQQEMEGAVTGIQSELTKLAKSHTTTSNTVNKMLEKVRKVSINVKTVRQNLEKQAGQIKRLESNEAELLKRRNFKVMIYQDEVKVPSKVSVSKSLKELERVPEEGEEAEPQAEEQGGGEGGLALSSDEEVEIEEIIEESRAERIKRSSMRRVDDFKKAFSKEKMEKTRQKTRDNLEKTRQKTKENLEKTRHNIEKKMNKLGTRIVNTERKEKMKSSREKIKKSFTPDHTVYARSKTAVYKVPPFTFHVKKIREGEAERQGTELMEVSQEEEVDGGELLSEDNPEMQTLLEAAEDTELVLVERSRIREDSD; from the exons ATGGCCGATTCTAGCCTGGACCTGGAGCGCGTGGCCCTGACGGACCTCTCGGACGACGAGGCGGCCGGCGACGAGCCGGCTTCGAAGGCGGACCAGCAGGTGAACGGGGTGATGGTCCTGACCCTGCTGGACAAGATCATCGGGGCGGTGGACCAGATCCAGCAGACCCAGAACAGCCTGGAGCAGCGGcagcaggagatggagggggccGTGACGGGCATCCAGAGCGAGCTGACCAAGCTGGCCAAGAGccacaccaccaccagcaaCACCGTCAACAAGATGCTGGAGAAGGTGCGCAAGGTGAGCATCAACGTCAAGACCGTCCGGCAGAACCTGGAGAAGCAGGCGGGCCAGATCAAGCGGCTGGAGAGCAACGAAGCGGAGCTGCTCAAGAGGCGCAACTTCAAAGTCATGATCTACCAG GACGAAGTGAAGGTGCCGTCCAAGGTGAGCGTCTCCAAGTCGCTGAAGGAGCTGGAGCGAGTGCCCGAGGAGGGCGAGGAGGCGGAGCCGCAGGCGGAGGAGCAGGGGGGCGGAGAGGGGGGGCTGGCGCTGTCCTCGGACGAGGAGGTGGAGATCGAGGAGATCATCGAGGAGTCCCGGGCGGAGCGCATCAAGCGCAGCAGCATGCGGCGCGTGGACGACTTCAAGAAGGCCTTCTCCAAGGAGAAGATGGAGAAGACCCGGCAGAAGACACGGGACAACCTGGAGAAGACCCGGCAGAAGACCAAGGAGAACCTGGAGAAGACCCGGCACAACATCGAGAAGAAGATGAACAAGCTGGGGACGCGCATCGTCAACACCGAGCGCAAGGAGAAGATGAAGTCCTCCCGGGAGAAGATCAAGAAGTCCTTCACCCCCGACCACACGGTCTACGCCCGCTCCAAGACCGCCGTCTACAAGGTGCCCCCCTTCACCTTCCACGTGAAGAAGATCCGCGAGGGCGAGGCGGAGAGGCAGGGCACGGAGCTGATGGAGGTGTcccaggaggaggaggtggacgGCGGCGAGCTGCTGAGCGAAGACAACCCTGAGATGCAGACGCTGCTGGAGGCCGCGGAAGACACGGAACTGGTCCTGGTGGAGAGGAGCCGGATCCGGGAGGACAGCGACTAG